The Mycolicibacterium mageritense genome contains a region encoding:
- a CDS encoding TetR/AcrR family transcriptional regulator, with translation MARQVKPEEHAARRREILDVALQLMHDKGYAAMTIEDVLGALQISKGALYHYFRSKQALLEGVVDQMGEAATARLQHIADAPDQTALDKLHAYFAASYAWKSENATAVATLIRLWHDENNALLRQKLAQGSMRTTAPFLESIIRQGVAEGVFDTDFPHEAAGIITAMGLHLADAFIEAIEADGATGIDISGPHARTAVAAYQQAFERILGLPDGSLTAPGPAAP, from the coding sequence ATGGCACGCCAAGTGAAACCCGAGGAGCACGCCGCCAGGCGGCGCGAGATCCTCGACGTCGCGCTGCAGCTGATGCACGACAAGGGGTACGCAGCGATGACCATCGAGGACGTGCTCGGCGCGCTGCAGATCTCGAAAGGCGCCCTGTATCACTACTTCAGGTCCAAGCAGGCACTGCTGGAAGGCGTCGTCGACCAGATGGGCGAGGCCGCCACCGCGCGGTTGCAACACATCGCGGACGCACCCGACCAGACGGCCCTCGACAAATTGCACGCCTACTTCGCCGCGTCGTATGCGTGGAAGTCCGAGAACGCGACCGCCGTCGCCACGCTGATCCGGCTGTGGCACGACGAGAACAATGCGCTGCTCCGGCAGAAGCTGGCCCAGGGTTCGATGCGCACCACGGCGCCGTTCCTGGAGTCGATCATCCGGCAGGGCGTTGCCGAAGGTGTCTTCGACACGGACTTCCCTCATGAGGCGGCCGGCATCATCACCGCGATGGGCCTGCACCTGGCCGATGCGTTCATCGAAGCCATCGAGGCCGACGGCGCCACCGGCATCGACATCTCGGGACCGCACGCGCGTACGGCGGTGGCGGCCTACCAGCAGGCGTTCGAACGGATCCTGGGGTTGCCCGACGGTTCGCTCACGGCACCGGGGCCTGCGGCGCCATGA
- the pafA gene encoding Pup--protein ligase, whose amino-acid sequence MQRRIMGIETEFGVTCTFHGHRRLSPDEVARYLFRRVVSWGRSSNVFLRNGARLYLDVGSHPEYATAECDNLTQLVTHDRAGERVLEDLLIDAEQRLADEGIGGDIYLFKNNTDSAGNSYGCHENYLIVRAGEFSRISDVLLPFLVTRQLICGAGKVLQTPKAATFCLSQRAEHIWEGVSSATTRSRPIINTRDEPHADAEKYRRLHVIVGDSNMCESTTMLKVGTASLVLEMIEAGVPFRDFSLDNPIRAIREVSHDLTGRRPVRLAGGRQASALDIQREYFSRAVEYLQTREPNTQIEQVVDLWGRQLDAVESQDFAKVDTEIDWVIKRKLFQRYQDRYNMELSDPKISQLDLAYHDIKRGRGVFDLLQRKGLAARITTDEEIDAAVNTPPQTTRAKLRGEFISAAQEAGRDFTVDWVHLKLNDQAQRTVLCKDPFRSVDERVKRLIASM is encoded by the coding sequence GTGCAGCGACGAATTATGGGCATCGAGACGGAATTCGGTGTGACCTGCACCTTCCATGGCCATCGCCGGCTCAGTCCCGACGAGGTTGCCCGCTATCTGTTCCGGCGGGTCGTGTCGTGGGGGCGCAGTTCCAACGTGTTCCTTCGCAACGGCGCCCGGTTGTATCTCGACGTGGGCAGCCACCCCGAGTACGCGACCGCCGAGTGCGACAACCTGACTCAGCTGGTCACCCACGACCGCGCCGGTGAGCGCGTGCTGGAGGATTTGCTGATCGACGCCGAGCAGCGGCTCGCCGACGAGGGCATCGGCGGTGACATCTACCTGTTCAAGAACAACACCGACTCGGCGGGCAACTCCTACGGCTGCCACGAGAACTACCTCATCGTGCGGGCCGGCGAGTTCTCCCGGATCTCCGATGTGCTGCTGCCGTTCCTGGTCACCCGGCAGTTGATCTGCGGCGCGGGCAAGGTGCTGCAGACCCCGAAGGCTGCGACGTTCTGCCTGAGTCAGCGCGCCGAGCACATCTGGGAGGGCGTGTCGAGCGCGACCACCCGCAGCCGCCCCATCATCAACACGCGCGACGAGCCGCACGCCGACGCCGAGAAGTACCGGCGGCTGCACGTGATCGTGGGTGACTCCAACATGTGCGAGTCCACCACCATGCTCAAGGTCGGCACCGCGTCGCTGGTGCTGGAGATGATCGAGGCGGGTGTGCCGTTCCGCGATTTCTCGCTGGACAATCCGATCCGCGCGATCCGCGAGGTCAGCCACGACCTGACCGGCAGGCGTCCGGTGCGGTTGGCCGGCGGCCGCCAGGCCAGCGCGCTCGACATCCAGCGGGAGTACTTCAGCCGCGCGGTCGAGTACCTGCAGACGCGTGAACCCAACACCCAGATCGAGCAGGTGGTCGACCTGTGGGGCCGCCAGCTCGACGCGGTCGAGAGCCAGGATTTCGCCAAGGTCGACACCGAGATCGACTGGGTGATCAAGCGCAAGCTGTTCCAGCGCTACCAGGACCGCTACAACATGGAGCTGTCCGACCCCAAGATCAGCCAGCTCGATCTCGCCTACCACGACATCAAGCGCGGTCGCGGGGTTTTCGACCTGCTGCAGCGCAAGGGGCTGGCCGCCAGGATCACCACCGATGAGGAGATCGACGCCGCGGTCAACACCCCGCCGCAGACCACCAGGGCCAAGCTGCGCGGTGAATTCATCAGTGCCGCACAGGAAGCCGGCCGTGACTTCACGGTCGACTGGGTGCACCTCAAGCTCAACGACCAAGCGCAGCGCACCGTGCTGTGCAAGGATCCGTTCCGGTCGGTCGACGAGCGGGTGAAGCGGCTCATCGCCAGCATGTGA